A stretch of the TM7 phylum sp. oral taxon 349 genome encodes the following:
- a CDS encoding deoxynucleoside kinase translates to MTVLCAIEGHAYAGKTTLLNYLNKNSGFACVGEYDRYVDSTSQYPDYPHMSQEVAFKDVDFFIKLDMLRKNTIEKYTNDTVVFIDRFFISLILFQKYTKMIKAPNEYDAYEYAKYAYRKAIHDGLVSVPDCVVFVRPKDSETYTARLDRKISAEVLKTESAYEFFNTEYDGILTSTYSPHKKLLHINSSNDPDNLRDNANLVINFVKKQNNLPLDKSLIADSILESI, encoded by the coding sequence ATGACTGTATTATGTGCAATTGAAGGTCACGCCTACGCAGGAAAGACTACTTTACTCAATTACCTGAATAAAAACAGCGGCTTTGCTTGTGTTGGTGAATATGACAGGTATGTAGACTCAACCTCTCAGTACCCAGATTACCCACATATGTCCCAAGAGGTCGCATTTAAGGACGTTGATTTTTTCATTAAATTGGATATGCTGCGTAAAAATACGATAGAGAAGTACACTAATGACACGGTAGTCTTCATAGACAGATTCTTTATATCCTTAATATTGTTTCAAAAATATACAAAAATGATAAAAGCACCCAATGAATATGACGCATATGAATACGCCAAATATGCATACAGAAAAGCTATTCATGACGGGCTAGTTTCCGTTCCTGACTGTGTTGTTTTTGTTAGACCCAAGGACAGTGAAACATATACCGCCCGGCTCGACAGAAAAATTAGCGCAGAGGTTTTGAAGACGGAGAGTGCATATGAGTTTTTTAACACCGAGTACGATGGTATATTAACCTCTACCTATAGTCCACACAAGAAATTGTTACACATAAATTCGAGTAACGATCCTGACAACCTGAGAGACAATGCCAACTTAGTAATAAATTTTGTTAAAAAACAGAACAACTTACCATTAGATAAAAGCTTAATAGCAGATAGCATACTTGAGTCGATATGA
- a CDS encoding replication-relaxation family protein produces the protein MDKRSVLKQGQIDILETLYKYRFGSRQLLADSLGIKSGSNLFEKLNVLMKHGFVARRYDKSYKLRGVPAAYYLTPKGLRQLQSIHGSERVTDAIIKASYRDKIVGQSFVNHVVEVYAHANRLQHKHPSLKVFLRREMTLYSYFPTNPPDAFLSLKMADGLRRFFFDVVSKDTPPSAINRRLVSYMEFFDDGGWGVTGSDLPKLLFLLENPAAENRLRRAAHAVRSRFDLDDEIEIYTATTESLLGEDSAIWSNIDEPGEPLSLDGL, from the coding sequence ATGGACAAACGTTCAGTTCTCAAGCAGGGGCAGATAGACATACTGGAAACGCTGTACAAATATCGGTTTGGTAGTCGTCAACTGTTGGCGGATAGTCTGGGTATTAAGTCGGGTTCAAATTTGTTTGAAAAGTTGAACGTGTTGATGAAGCACGGTTTTGTGGCTAGACGATATGACAAAAGCTACAAATTGCGAGGTGTGCCAGCGGCGTATTATTTGACACCAAAAGGACTTAGGCAGCTGCAATCAATTCATGGCAGCGAACGCGTCACCGACGCCATCATCAAAGCGAGCTACCGCGACAAAATCGTTGGTCAATCGTTTGTTAATCATGTGGTTGAAGTCTATGCGCACGCCAATAGATTGCAGCACAAACATCCATCCTTAAAAGTATTTTTGCGGCGCGAAATGACGCTTTATAGTTACTTTCCAACCAATCCACCCGACGCCTTTTTGTCACTCAAAATGGCTGACGGGTTGCGGCGATTTTTCTTCGATGTCGTATCCAAAGACACGCCGCCTAGTGCCATTAACCGCCGCCTGGTAAGTTATATGGAATTTTTCGATGACGGCGGCTGGGGCGTGACAGGCAGCGATTTACCAAAGCTCCTGTTTTTACTGGAAAATCCAGCCGCAGAAAATCGCTTGCGGCGCGCTGCTCATGCCGTGCGGAGCCGGTTTGACTTGGATGATGAAATCGAGATATACACGGCGACGACTGAGAGTTTGCTGGGTGAAGATTCTGCGATTTGGTCGAATATTGACGAGCCTGGCGAACCCCTTTCATTAGATGGGTTGTGA
- a CDS encoding Gfo/Idh/MocA family oxidoreductase translates to MNSKIRIAIIGGAGFWANDGHLRNIHKAVVEEPDIEAKVVAIVDPINPKLQSSKRKEHLERVLLTDNPLWINTDSHSSASSVVKALKHLKINLAIIASPPVYHAEYVLECIKNDINVVCDKPIVSRKNASHDTKAASSISEDLDIICKEYDKSLLRNPRLLCVSILRRRGLSGFSEVARELKSVHEASGAGINNMSIVVNSGKYLHPNELTINGAHGYHDGIGALSHSAYHYIDILSWYMSIAHGAAQYLRPRLNHVMRVHDYLESGLYKLTPLFKSSSVQIPQLSDSILKSELNTSYSIEILDKNLRLLGNILFTFNQLSYCPRTLPQLSSNLDPGNYAGGGRISNCIIDIHQGAMQNCYIYKNDTVFEPYTLNTKITKHPSLTSNPATTETNLSIVYPYENGYTLADAYRDLFSYLSDSKSQMIQSPVLRPLFEERIATDLYSNFYELLSDENNTREIRILNDIQR, encoded by the coding sequence ATGAATAGTAAAATTAGAATAGCCATAATTGGAGGCGCTGGTTTTTGGGCTAATGACGGACATCTACGCAACATCCATAAAGCTGTAGTCGAGGAACCGGATATAGAGGCAAAAGTAGTTGCGATCGTAGACCCAATAAACCCCAAACTTCAGTCAAGCAAAAGAAAAGAGCATCTTGAAAGGGTTCTGCTGACGGACAATCCCTTATGGATCAATACAGACAGTCATAGTAGCGCCTCATCTGTCGTGAAAGCTTTAAAGCATCTGAAGATAAACTTGGCCATTATAGCATCTCCCCCTGTATATCATGCGGAATACGTCCTAGAGTGCATAAAAAATGATATTAATGTAGTTTGCGATAAGCCGATAGTCTCCAGAAAAAACGCATCTCACGACACTAAGGCAGCCTCTTCAATATCAGAAGATTTAGATATAATATGCAAAGAGTATGATAAGTCTTTGTTGCGAAATCCTAGACTACTCTGTGTATCTATATTGCGCAGAAGAGGGCTATCGGGATTTTCTGAAGTTGCTAGAGAGCTGAAAAGTGTACATGAAGCTTCAGGTGCCGGCATTAACAATATGTCAATTGTCGTAAACAGCGGTAAGTATCTGCACCCCAACGAGCTAACCATCAATGGTGCTCACGGCTATCACGACGGAATTGGGGCATTGTCCCATTCGGCGTACCACTACATAGATATACTATCTTGGTATATGTCTATAGCCCATGGAGCAGCGCAATACCTACGCCCTAGACTAAATCATGTAATGAGAGTACATGATTATTTGGAATCTGGTTTATATAAACTAACCCCACTTTTTAAGAGTAGTTCTGTGCAAATACCCCAATTGTCGGATTCTATCTTAAAATCAGAACTAAATACTAGCTACTCCATAGAAATACTTGACAAAAATTTACGACTGCTAGGAAATATACTATTCACCTTTAATCAGCTTAGCTATTGTCCCCGAACCTTACCACAGCTAAGCAGTAATTTAGATCCAGGTAATTACGCTGGTGGAGGAAGAATATCTAACTGCATTATAGATATTCATCAGGGCGCTATGCAAAACTGTTATATATACAAAAACGACACAGTCTTTGAACCGTATACGCTAAATACTAAAATAACAAAACACCCCAGCTTAACAAGCAATCCTGCTACCACAGAAACTAACTTAAGCATTGTGTATCCATATGAAAATGGATACACTTTAGCTGATGCTTACAGGGATCTATTTAGCTATTTATCAGATAGTAAATCTCAAATGATACAAAGCCCCGTACTGCGACCCCTATTTGAAGAGCGTATAGCGACTGACCTATATAGCAATTTTTACGAGCTCCTTTCAGATGAGAATAATACAAGAGAGATAAGGATATTAAATGATATACAGAGATGA